The proteins below are encoded in one region of Reichenbachiella sp. 5M10:
- a CDS encoding Lrp/AsnC family transcriptional regulator: MKGNIKIDNTDRKILKILQTNGKITNAKLSEEVGLSPAPTLERVKKLEQSGIIKSYHAELNAELLGLGVNTFVQVTLKGHNKQNIDSFLSKINEIEEVIECHHITGSGDFILKVIAKDIASYQLLMLEKVSDIDTVDSLQSMVILSTFKNNKEIPLQQTN; the protein is encoded by the coding sequence ATGAAAGGAAACATCAAAATCGACAACACAGATCGAAAAATCTTAAAAATTCTCCAGACAAACGGTAAAATCACAAATGCCAAGCTTTCAGAAGAAGTAGGACTATCTCCAGCGCCAACACTCGAGCGTGTCAAAAAACTCGAACAGTCTGGGATCATCAAAAGCTACCATGCTGAACTCAACGCTGAGCTGCTAGGTCTAGGAGTCAACACTTTTGTCCAAGTCACACTCAAAGGGCACAACAAGCAAAACATCGATTCATTCTTGAGCAAAATCAATGAAATAGAAGAGGTCATCGAGTGTCATCACATCACGGGATCGGGAGATTTCATCCTAAAGGTCATCGCCAAAGATATCGCCTCATACCAACTGCTTATGCTCGAAAAAGTAAGTGACATAGATACAGTGGATAGTTTGCAGTCCATGGTAATTTTGTCTACTTTCAAAAACAACAAAGAAATACCTCTACAGCAAACCAATTGA